A genome region from Nicotiana tabacum cultivar K326 chromosome 13, ASM71507v2, whole genome shotgun sequence includes the following:
- the LOC142168029 gene encoding uncharacterized protein LOC142168029: MENVGSPSSTTSEGFIPFTIDPSHLLYVHPSDSPGSQLVFVPFTGCGFVLWRSSMLTSLSAKNKLGLLDGRVPQPSPDFPYYSYWKRCNDMVKAWITNYVPREIATSVMCLKTAREVWKYINERFGQLNGSKYLQIQREISTTTQGSSEISTYFNKHRSLWDELNSSYVGPVCSYGALPKFIEGQQLFQFLNGLNESYSTVKMEKCHRLHGFPPNFKFTKSKKSASYVQGDISYPQSSSQFSQPPGNSATVHGFTKEQYQHLLTLFQQVQVSPGAVPPIKSDDNSSFAHFSGLFTAYTVVSVDLHVCASSQSNPNTWILDSGATNHMTPHKYLLHNVVPLTKLFLVTLPNGYKVKAISTGSLYLRHDITLLNVLLGPSLKRLLVIGKADGRLYYLHPDGDLFPNTSSIPCNKHVTALLHVTVPPSFDDFTRVTWTHLISSKSNALSILKAFTSMVKVHFNSSIHTFRSDNAFELGSSSEAISFFASQGILHQTSIPKLHNKMRADGSIERYKARLVIRGDTQREGIDFTETFSPIIKLTTIKCLLNFAIKKGWTVYQLDVNNAFLYSDLHEEVYMKMSPGLDVCSTSSLAPLVCKLKKSLYGLRGYIFSLNDYSLFTKSSSGSLVVLAVYVDDILLAGDDLTELQSLKSFLDDQFKIKDLGLVHYFLGPEISKTPQGYIMSQHKYTFDLLAEFNYNHFSSVMTPLDPSVKLTIDMGDTLSDPSLYRRLISSSISCSTLEQISPFLFNI, from the exons ATGGAAAACGTAGGATCACCTAGTAGTACAACCTCTGAGGGCTTTATTCCTTTCACGATAGATCCATCCCATCTTTTATATGTGCATCCGTCTGACAGTCCTGGTAGTCAGCTGGTGTTTGTGCCTTTTACTGGCTGTGGTTTTGTTCTATGGAGAAGCAGTATGCTTACCTCCTTGTCTGCAAAGAACAAGTTAGGACTCTTAGATGGTAGAGTCCCTCAACCATCACCAGATTTCCCTTATTACTCATACTGGAAAAGGTGCAATGATATGGTGAAAGCATGGATAACTAATTATGTGCCTAGAGAAATTGCCACCAGTGTCATGTGTCTTAAGACTGCAAGAGAAGTCTGGAAATACATTAATGAGAGATTTGGTCAGTTAAATGGGTCAAAGTACCTTCAAATCCAAAGGGAAATTAGTACAACCACTCAGGGTTCATCAGAAATTTCTACCTACTTCAATAAGCATAGAAGCTTATGGGATGAATTGAACTCCTCTTATGTTGGTCCAGTGTGCTCCTATGGAGCACTTCCAAAGTTTATAGAGGGCCAGCAATTATTCCAGTTCTTGAATGGGTTGAATGAGTCCTACTCTACTGTTAAGA TGGAAAAATGCCACAGGCTTCATGGTTTTCCCCCTAACTTCAAATTTACCAAGAGTAAGAAGTCTGCTTCTTATGTCCAAGGTGATATTTCCTATCCTCAATCATCTTCTCAGTTCAGTCAGCCTCCTGGTAACTCTGCTACAGTTCATGGGTTTACAAAGGAGCAATAtcaacaccttctcactctattTCAACAAGTCCAGGTCTCTCCTGGTGCTGTTCCACCTATCAAATCAGATGACAATTCTTCTTTTGCTCACTTTTCAGGTTTGTTTACTGCCTATACTGTAGTGTCTGTAGATCTTCATGTATGTGCTTCTTCACAGTCAAATCCAAACACTTGGATCTTGGATTCAGGGGCCACTAATCACATGACTCCACATAAATATTTGCTACACAATGTTGTGCCTTTAACTAAACTATTTCTTGTCACCCTACCTAATGGAtacaaagttaaggctatatcaACTGGATCCTTGTATCTAAGACATGATATAACTTTGCTTAATGTCCTTCTA GGCCCTTCTCTGAAGAGGCTACTGGTAATTGGTAAGGCTGATGGCAGGCTCTACTATCTTCATCCAGATGGAGATCTATTCCCCAACACAA GTTCAATTCCATGTAATAAGCATGTTACTGCACTTTTACATGTTACTGTTCCACCTAGTT TTGATGACTTTACTAGAGTCACTTGGACCCATCTTATTTCTTCCAAGAGTAATGCTTTGTCAATTCTTAAAGCTTTCACTTCTATGGTGAAAGTTCACTTCAATTCCTCAATACACACTTTTAGATCAGATAATGCTTTTGAACTTGGAAGTAGTTCTGAAGCCATCAGTTTCTTTGCTTCTCAGGGCATTTTACATCAAACTTCCATCCCcaaactccacaacaaaatg AGGGCAGATGGGTCTATTGAAAGGTACAAGGCTAGGTTGGTTATTAGAGGTGATACTCAAAGGGAAGGCATAGATTTTACTGAAACCTTCTCCCCTATTATCAAGCTCACCACCATCAAATGTCTCCTAAATTTTGCCATCAAGAAAGGTTGGACTGTGTACCAGCTGGATGTCAATAATGCCTTTCTATATAGTGATCTCCACGAGGAGGTCTATATGAAAATGTCTCCTGGTCTTGATGTCTGCTCTACTTCTTCTTTAGCTCCTCTAGTCTGTAAGCTCAAGAAATCTCTCTATGGCCTTAG GGGCTACATTTTCAGTCTCAATGATTACTCTCTCTTCACCAAATCCTCCTCTGGATCTTTAGTGGTATTGGctgtctatgttgatgatatcttATTGGCTGGAGATGATCTCACTGAACTGCAATCTCTCAAGTCTTTTTTGGATGATCAGTTCAAGATCAAGGATTTGGGTTTAGTCCACTATTTCTTAGGTCCAGAGATCTCTAAGACCCCTCAGGGTTATATCATGAGTCAGCATAAATATACTTTTGATCTTCTTGCTGAGTTCAACTACAATCATTTTTCTTCTGTGATGACTCCTTTGGACCCTTCTGTTAAACTGACTATAGACATGGGTGACACTCTCTCTGATCCCAGTCTATACAGAAGACTAATTAGCAGCTCAATTTCCTGCAGTACACTAGAGCAGATATCTCCTTTTCTGTTCAACATTTGA